DNA from Mugil cephalus isolate CIBA_MC_2020 chromosome 5, CIBA_Mcephalus_1.1, whole genome shotgun sequence:
GTTGGTTGATAAACATTCACGTAATCAGAGAATGTCCCCAGTGTCTCCCTCCGAGTGTCGAGGATAACACGCTAGATGTACAGCCTTTCCCTGAACAAACACAATAGTGTGCAAACAGGGATTTGTACTTTGGAGTGATGGTCCAGTGTGTGTCCGTCTGGGTGGCACAGAGGTTTAAAATGGCACTAGTGTCTTGGTGTTTactgtttttgtgctttcagCTGGGCGCCGGAGGTATTATAATATTTTCTTTGATGCTCTGCGGCTTCTTGTTTGTCTTAGCTGCACATTTACACTAGTGTTACATAACTGTACGCAGTAGTTTCGTAATTACGTGTGcagaattgtttgttttatatatatataatttttcttTACAAAGGTATCACTAAGCTTTGTGCGCTTGTTGTCGTGGCCTGTAAGTTGAAAGATTAAATCGACGTTGATATGCGTTCTTCTCCCCCTTTGTAGCCCCTGCTCCGGCTGCAGACCAAGTGTTTCTCTCCGGCCAGACAGCCGGCAGCGTccttcagagacacaaacgttATAACAATGGTCTGtttgaggagctgctgcaggggAACCTGGAGAGAGAGTGTAAGGAGGAAGTGTGTGACCTGGAAGAAGCCAGGGAGACCTTTGAGAACGATGAAAAGACGGTGTGTATTTGTTTACTTTGGTATTATCTCACCCGTCTTTGTGGGCTGCACTCATCTTTGGccttcctctgtgtttaagaTGGAGTTCTGGGCAGGATACATAGGTAAGAGTGTGTTTCATAATTCACTGTGTTATTTTTCGGAGAGGACTTTGTGCTCATGTCAGGAtgttatattacatttaatttattacctGTTTAAAAGCTTTATATCACTGGACGTCTGGTCACAGCTAATTTTAGTAGGGGAggcctcttttttctctctctgtcattcagttatttgaaaTCTTATtaagcagctgtgtgtttggattCTTCAGATGGAAATCAGTGCGCGTCAAGCCCATGTCTGAACCAGGGGTCATGTAAAGACCACCTTGGCTACTACACCTGTACCTGTGTGCCTGGCTTCACCGGCAGAACTTGCGAGATTGGTAAGTGAATGTCCTGcggttaaatttaaaaatgcgATCAaactaaattagattttttcGTTACATGGCCCAAAAGTATGGTATCAGATGTGATCAGATCACAGTCTCCGAGGATAAACAgccagatgcttttttttttttttttttacctcttatCCTTACTAAATTGAATCTGCGGCTGCTTTTAGGTTCCCAAATcagattgtttctttttttggtcaTCTAAAAACAGCAGCTAAAATGCGTCTTTATTTGACAATGTAGGAGGCATCCTGAGAGATTACACTTTTCAAGTCTGTCTTTAAACAATAGTCGCACTCTGATGTAAACACCGAAACAAGATCTACTTGTTGTAATCATTCCCCCTCTTCATCAAGGCCGTCTATTTACTCCTGACGTGATGACATCAGCCCTTCTTTTGTGTGAAAGTGCATGACAGCGATATTCTTATTGATTTAGTGGATGTCTCCCACAGTTTAAATGCCTTCAATTTCAACTTTGAAACGatttctggaaaaacaaaaaggggaaTGTTTTGTACTGATATACTGTCCCTCTTTTTATCTGTCGGGTCAAAATGACACCATTCAAAGTTTAACATCtctaaataaatgattaacatatatatatattttttttttttttttgcttcatatttaatgacttttcctaacTTAATGGGGACAACTGGGTAAacctgaaattaaaataatgacatgttCTATGTCCTGCACCCATATTGTTTACATCTGTGCTTTTTGGGGTTCAATTTGATCCCAGGCTGTTTTAGCTGTATaaagcatataaaaaaaatcaacattttacacacatgTGACAAGCGGGTCCACGACCAGCGCCGTGTGATGGCAGCAGGAATGGATGGCTGCGTGCTTGTGCTGGTTACCATGTGGAACGCAGTGATAATACTGGAACCATACTCTAAATCTGAAAGGAGACATGCCATTTCACATTTATTAGTAATCAgaaaatgcatgtgtttttccttctcaGTCATAGCAAAAAGATGTGATGTGGACAACGGCCATTGTATGCACTTCTGTGACTCGATGGGAACCTTTGGAGCAAAATGCTCCTGTGCGATGGGATACAGGCTGTTGTCGGATGGCGTCACTTGTGAAGCGGAAGGTATAATCCCAATGAAATCTCTGTTGAATATCAAATGACTCCTGTTACCAAAATCTTCTTTTCATCGCCAGTTGATTTCCCGTGTGGCAGAACCGCCTTGGCAGAAGGGAGAAAAGCTTTCACAAGGTCAATGTTGGACTATGAGAATGCTAGCCTGGAGAACATGACATCACTGCCCTCAGACATGGCATCTACCACGCCCTATCCCTCAACTCCTGCCAGCACCACAGAGCCTTCCCACACCACAGAGTACTATGTAAGAAGACCATCTCGAAAGAAACTGCCCCTGTGGGTGTTCCAAACAACTGAAGCCCCACCTGTAGATTCGCGAAAACGCATTGTTGGCGGTAACATGGTCGTTCCAGGAGAGATCCCGTGGCAGGTATTACATAGAGGTTTGTTACATGGAGTGCATAGGGAAAAAGGAAACAGCTGTTGTATGTTCAATTTCCTTTTATTCAGGTAGCCTTGATTGCGCAATCCAGAGGTCACTTGTTCTGCGGGGGCTCGATTCTTAGCGAACTTTGGGTTATCACTGCTGCTCATTGCCTGGTGGAGGCGCAAGGCCCCTTCTTCGTCAGAGTGGGTAAGATTCTAATGGAGCGGCTCTGTTCTAATTTggaaataaacagtaaacagaaaGTTTACCATCACCTACTCTGATTAGAgataatatatatagaaaaaagaaaaaaagcctctTCTCTGATGTAGGATTTgctcctttatttttatgtgatcGGAAAGTgtacacagatttattttgtcaCCTTTTTGCACTGGCCTTTCAACATCCTCTACCACTTTATAGACCAAGTAATCATTTACCTAATCAAGAAGATAGTCTGTAGTTTAGCAACTAATACATATCTTTTGTAATTTGCTATATTTTGAAGGATAAATTTCACCTACACCTCTCGTGTCACGTACCTTTAGACATCCatgttttgtgttattgtaGAATACAAGCGTTGTCTCTACGGGCTCTGGTGATATTTGACATCTCTGTACAGGGGAGCACAACATCCACATCAAAGAGGGCACGGAGCAGGATTATGAGGTGCTGGAGAAGCACATGCACCCACGCTACAACGCAAGCCAGAGCTTGTACAACCACGACATTGCCCTGCTGTATCTCAAAAAGCCCATTAGCTTCTCGACAACGGTGCGGCCAATTTGCATAGGGCCCATGGCTTTCACTGAGGCCTTAGTGAAGGACGCCTCCCCGGCCATGGTCAGCGGCTGGGGCCGGACGCGCTACCAAGGATCAACGGCCAACTCGCTGCAGAAGGTCGAGGTTCCCTTCACGGACCGTACAGAGTGTATGCGCAGTAGCAGTGCACAGATCACTCCCGTCATGTTTTGTGCGGGATACTATGACGAGGCCAAAGACGCCTGTCAGGGCGACAGCGGAGGGCCTCACGCGAACAGCGTTCATGACACGTGGTTCCTGACGGGCATCGTAAGCTGGGGGGAAGAATGTGCGAAAGAAGGGAAATACGGTGTTTACACCCGAGTGTCTCTTTATTACCGCTGGATACAATACATCATGGGGTTAACGAAACAAAGGCTGGCAGTTGATGTCGAAGAACCCCACCCC
Protein-coding regions in this window:
- the f9a gene encoding coagulation factor IXa, giving the protein MVQCVSVWVAQRFKMALVSWCLLFLCFQLGAGAPAPAADQVFLSGQTAGSVLQRHKRYNNGLFEELLQGNLERECKEEVCDLEEARETFENDEKTMEFWAGYIDGNQCASSPCLNQGSCKDHLGYYTCTCVPGFTGRTCEIVIAKRCDVDNGHCMHFCDSMGTFGAKCSCAMGYRLLSDGVTCEAEVDFPCGRTALAEGRKAFTRSMLDYENASLENMTSLPSDMASTTPYPSTPASTTEPSHTTEYYVRRPSRKKLPLWVFQTTEAPPVDSRKRIVGGNMVVPGEIPWQVALIAQSRGHLFCGGSILSELWVITAAHCLVEAQGPFFVRVGEHNIHIKEGTEQDYEVLEKHMHPRYNASQSLYNHDIALLYLKKPISFSTTVRPICIGPMAFTEALVKDASPAMVSGWGRTRYQGSTANSLQKVEVPFTDRTECMRSSSAQITPVMFCAGYYDEAKDACQGDSGGPHANSVHDTWFLTGIVSWGEECAKEGKYGVYTRVSLYYRWIQYIMGLTKQRLAVDVEEPHP